The Metabacillus sediminilitoris genome window below encodes:
- a CDS encoding DNA translocase FtsK, which translates to MNWLTKLVSFLSGDDLKDDEQKDDVLPESTNNIPRNVLNNPSTEGAQSGANQIAEARISYQYPKGNFKFPMIPDEKQTFRDERPRQPSRTYDKKKQNGNIASFTNHTNNRTRDERLKNDDEKPKRPFQLTAIPSPVFGFQSREKSSLKIHQPKDKIYSVNDQYIPTGEKAKLSDFVVNDIQQDHGAEKNSTNYYVDDRQNEKEEQKMSIESSYTIDELDSMESKGHLDIVEMAEEEELQINEEIRIVNEQVTDMAEYEEHPEIIILNNDEELAVEDYEAIEKVHIDLSEHKERIYNLEESNLEKIEPIDQTDYEIDLVDKTVEKSNDKLPVLQTNSPTDHHSGDLHQDEQTVERKKQINHHSTAKSSHPFNVLMFGRDKQSIPARKDSYQFPSLSYLNVPENELVEDHTWLNEQKELLDVTLSNFNVRASVVNVTQGPSVTRFEVHPEPGVKVNKITNLSDDIKLSLAAKDIRIEAPIPGKNTIGIEVPNKISKTVYLREILRSKEFRENPSPMTAVLGLDIAGQPAVTDLKKMPHGLIAGATGSGKSVCINTILVSLLYKSTPHEVKLMLIDPKMVELAPYNDIPHLVSPVITDVKAATAALKWAVEEMERRYELFAHSGTREITRYNQLVKEHKQGEHLPYLVIIIDELADLMMVAPSDVEEAICRIAQKARACGIHLIVATQRPSVDVITGLIKANIPTRIAFSVSSQVDSRTIIDVNGAEKLLGRGDMLFLENGSSKAVRLQGSFVTDDEIDRVVKHVKRQSKPNYLFHQDELVKKANIQAEEDELFLEACEFVVQQGGASTSLLQRHFRIGYNRAARLIDMMEIQGIISENKGSKPRDILISEDQLESLYESSAN; encoded by the coding sequence ATGAATTGGTTAACTAAGCTAGTCTCCTTTTTATCTGGAGATGATCTGAAAGATGATGAGCAAAAGGACGATGTTTTACCTGAATCTACAAATAATATCCCGCGAAACGTCCTTAACAACCCTTCAACCGAGGGTGCTCAAAGTGGAGCAAATCAAATAGCAGAAGCAAGGATTTCTTATCAATACCCTAAGGGGAATTTTAAATTTCCAATGATACCAGATGAGAAACAAACTTTCCGTGACGAACGTCCAAGACAGCCATCACGTACATACGATAAGAAAAAGCAAAACGGAAATATAGCTTCTTTTACCAACCATACAAATAATCGAACAAGAGATGAGAGATTGAAAAATGATGATGAGAAACCAAAACGGCCTTTTCAACTAACTGCGATTCCGTCTCCTGTTTTTGGATTTCAGTCACGAGAGAAAAGTTCACTGAAGATCCATCAACCTAAAGATAAAATATATTCTGTCAATGATCAATATATTCCCACAGGAGAAAAGGCGAAGCTTTCAGATTTCGTCGTAAATGACATTCAACAAGATCATGGTGCTGAAAAGAATTCTACCAATTATTATGTAGATGATAGACAGAATGAAAAAGAAGAGCAAAAAATGTCCATTGAATCGAGCTACACGATTGATGAGCTTGATTCAATGGAATCTAAAGGGCATTTAGATATTGTTGAAATGGCAGAAGAGGAAGAGTTACAAATAAATGAAGAGATAAGAATTGTAAATGAACAAGTCACGGATATGGCGGAATATGAAGAACATCCAGAAATCATCATTTTAAATAATGACGAGGAATTAGCTGTTGAAGATTATGAAGCTATTGAAAAGGTTCATATCGATTTGTCAGAACATAAGGAAAGAATATACAATCTAGAAGAAAGTAATCTGGAAAAGATTGAACCTATTGATCAAACGGATTATGAAATCGATCTCGTTGATAAAACTGTAGAGAAGTCAAATGACAAATTACCTGTTTTACAAACAAATTCTCCAACCGATCATCATTCTGGTGATCTTCACCAAGATGAACAAACAGTTGAAAGAAAAAAACAAATAAACCATCATTCAACAGCAAAATCTTCTCATCCTTTCAACGTGCTGATGTTTGGTAGAGATAAGCAAAGCATTCCAGCTAGAAAAGATAGCTATCAGTTTCCGTCGCTTTCATATTTAAATGTACCTGAAAATGAATTAGTGGAAGATCATACATGGTTGAATGAGCAGAAGGAACTTTTAGATGTGACACTAAGTAATTTCAATGTTCGAGCAAGTGTTGTAAACGTGACACAAGGCCCGTCTGTGACAAGGTTCGAAGTACATCCGGAGCCAGGTGTAAAGGTAAATAAAATTACAAATTTAAGCGATGATATAAAATTAAGCCTAGCTGCTAAAGATATTAGAATTGAGGCACCAATTCCAGGGAAAAATACAATAGGTATAGAAGTCCCGAATAAAATAAGTAAGACTGTCTACTTGAGAGAGATATTACGAAGTAAAGAATTTCGAGAGAATCCTTCACCAATGACAGCTGTGTTAGGACTAGACATCGCAGGTCAGCCTGCGGTTACAGATTTAAAGAAAATGCCCCATGGTTTAATTGCGGGTGCAACTGGATCGGGTAAAAGTGTTTGTATTAATACAATTTTAGTTAGCTTGTTGTACAAGTCTACACCACATGAAGTGAAGCTCATGCTTATTGACCCGAAAATGGTTGAATTGGCGCCATATAATGATATTCCACACTTAGTAAGTCCAGTTATTACGGATGTAAAAGCAGCAACAGCTGCATTAAAATGGGCTGTGGAGGAAATGGAGCGCCGCTATGAACTTTTTGCTCATTCAGGCACTAGAGAAATAACCCGTTACAATCAACTTGTAAAAGAGCATAAACAAGGAGAACATCTTCCTTATTTAGTGATTATCATCGATGAGTTAGCAGATCTCATGATGGTTGCTCCTAGTGATGTAGAAGAAGCAATTTGTCGAATTGCACAGAAAGCACGAGCATGTGGAATTCATTTAATCGTTGCAACACAACGACCGTCTGTTGATGTTATTACAGGTTTAATTAAAGCAAATATCCCGACAAGAATTGCTTTTTCTGTTTCTTCTCAGGTAGACTCTAGAACAATTATTGATGTTAATGGTGCAGAAAAACTCCTTGGAAGAGGAGATATGCTCTTCTTAGAGAATGGTTCATCGAAAGCTGTCAGGTTACAAGGATCCTTTGTTACAGATGATGAAATTGATCGTGTGGTTAAACATGTAAAACGCCAATCAAAGCCTAATTATTTATTTCACCAGGATGAATTAGTGAAAAAGGCCAATATTCAGGCAGAAGAGGATGAATTATTTCTAGAAGCATGTGAATTTGTTGTACAGCAAGGCGGTGCTTCAACATCACTTCTTCAAAGACATTTCCGCATTGGTTATAATCGTGCTGCAAGACTAATTGATATGATGGAGATTCAAGGTATTATTTCTGAAAATAAAGGTAGTAAACCAAGAGATATCCTCATTTCTGAAGATCAATTAGAATCTTTATATGAAAGCAGCGCCAATTAA
- a CDS encoding DUF1444 domain-containing protein: MKMTSRKMVEMLKEKLQQTQWSFEFDRKKDMLRVEDAATKKGVTLSLPGIIAKWETSKEKAIDEVVYYVEEALTVMNEKQELTGKEKSVFPVIRSTSFPTETNEGIKLCYSEHTAETRIYYGLDLGNTYRLIDENMMKKENWTSEQLKEISLFNIRSLETSVKEDIVAGNIFYFFNANDGYDASRILNENLLQSFEDKIEGEMAVAVPHQDVLIIVDVRNDTGYDILAQLTMSFFASGTIPITALSFLYENKQLEPIFILGKNKPYK, from the coding sequence ATGAAAATGACTTCAAGAAAAATGGTGGAGATGTTAAAAGAAAAGCTGCAACAAACACAATGGTCGTTTGAATTTGATCGTAAGAAAGATATGTTAAGAGTTGAGGATGCAGCAACGAAAAAAGGAGTTACCTTATCGTTACCAGGCATCATTGCGAAATGGGAAACATCAAAGGAAAAAGCAATTGATGAAGTTGTTTATTATGTAGAAGAAGCGTTAACCGTTATGAATGAAAAACAAGAGTTGACAGGAAAAGAAAAGTCCGTTTTTCCAGTGATTCGATCTACCTCGTTCCCTACTGAAACGAATGAAGGTATTAAGCTGTGTTATAGCGAGCATACAGCAGAAACTAGAATCTATTATGGGTTAGATCTTGGAAATACATATCGATTAATAGATGAAAATATGATGAAAAAAGAAAATTGGACTAGTGAGCAATTAAAAGAAATCTCATTATTTAATATTAGGTCATTAGAGACAAGTGTAAAAGAAGACATCGTAGCAGGTAACATTTTTTATTTTTTTAATGCAAATGATGGTTATGATGCAAGCCGCATCCTGAATGAAAATCTTCTTCAGTCATTTGAAGATAAAATAGAAGGGGAAATGGCAGTAGCTGTCCCGCACCAAGATGTACTTATTATCGTAGATGTTCGAAATGATACAGGCTATGATATCCTTGCTCAACTAACAATGAGCTTTTTTGCAAGTGGAACAATCCCTATTACGGCTTTGTCTTTTTTATATGAAAATAAACAGCTGGAACCAATCTTTATTTTAGGGAAAAATAAACCGTATAAATAA
- a CDS encoding thioredoxin family protein — translation MKKLTSMDEYKQVIQGENTILMFSADWCPDCRVIEPILPQLEEENSKYTFYYVDRDEFIDLCAVLNVFGIPSFVAFHNGEEIGRFVNKDRKTQEQIQDFINSLTI, via the coding sequence ATGAAGAAATTAACATCAATGGATGAATATAAACAAGTTATTCAAGGTGAAAATACAATCTTAATGTTTTCGGCAGATTGGTGTCCAGATTGTCGGGTGATAGAACCAATTCTACCCCAATTAGAAGAAGAAAATAGCAAGTATACGTTCTATTACGTTGATCGCGACGAGTTTATCGATTTATGTGCAGTTTTAAATGTGTTTGGTATTCCGAGCTTTGTTGCTTTTCATAATGGAGAAGAAATCGGACGTTTTGTAAACAAAGACCGTAAAACACAAGAACAAATTCAAGACTTTATCAATAGTCTTACTATTTAA
- a CDS encoding DUF84 family protein codes for MLIAIGTKNPTKVNAVKSAFAPYISGEFIATKVSSNVSAQPLTDEETMTGAINRAKNALEAENAQIGVGLEGGVVKNEMGIFLCNWGAIIDKQLQPIVAGGARILIPEEIGNEVFAGKELGDIMEQFAKKNVSQNEGAIGIFTNGTVDRTEMFTQLSKLLVGQFLYEQGNGLAAYRLHKRGK; via the coding sequence TTGCTTATTGCAATTGGAACGAAAAATCCAACAAAGGTAAATGCTGTGAAATCGGCATTTGCCCCGTATATATCAGGAGAATTTATAGCTACAAAAGTATCGTCTAATGTCTCAGCACAACCCTTAACTGACGAAGAAACAATGACAGGAGCAATAAATCGTGCCAAAAACGCTCTTGAAGCAGAAAATGCACAAATCGGTGTAGGCTTAGAGGGTGGGGTTGTAAAAAATGAAATGGGTATCTTCTTATGCAATTGGGGTGCAATTATTGACAAACAGCTACAGCCGATTGTTGCAGGAGGAGCAAGGATTTTAATTCCTGAGGAAATAGGAAATGAAGTCTTTGCTGGTAAAGAATTGGGAGATATCATGGAACAATTTGCAAAAAAAAATGTTAGCCAAAATGAAGGTGCCATCGGAATATTTACCAATGGTACTGTCGATCGAACTGAAATGTTTACACAACTCTCTAAACTACTTGTAGGACAATTCTTATATGAACAAGGCAATGGTCTGGCTGCTTATCGTTTACATAAACGAGGTAAATAA
- a CDS encoding M42 family metallopeptidase, with translation MNNETLELFKTLTELPGASGNEHQVRAFMKKQLEPLSDEIVQDKLGSIFGVRRGKEEEPTIMVAGHMDEVGFMVTAITDNGMLRFQPLGGWWSQVLLSQIVQIITDNGPVIGVIGSIPPHLLSESQRKKPMEIKNMLIDIGADNRDDAKKIGIKPGQQIVPLCPFTPMSNPKKILAKAWDNRYGCGLAIELLKELKGETLSNTLYSGATVQEEVGLRGAQTAANMIKPDLFFALDAGPANDMSGDKKEFGQLGKGAVLRIYDRSMVTHRGMREFVLDMAETNQIPYQYFVSQGGTDAGRVHVSNHGVPSTVIGVCSRYIHTSGSIMHVDDYAAAKELLVCLVKACDATTVATIKNNS, from the coding sequence ATGAATAATGAAACTTTAGAGTTATTTAAAACCTTAACAGAGCTTCCTGGTGCTTCAGGAAACGAACACCAAGTAAGAGCGTTTATGAAAAAACAGCTTGAACCATTATCAGATGAAATTGTTCAAGATAAATTAGGAAGCATTTTTGGAGTCCGCCGTGGTAAGGAAGAAGAGCCAACCATTATGGTTGCAGGTCACATGGATGAAGTTGGTTTCATGGTTACTGCGATTACTGATAATGGCATGCTGCGTTTCCAGCCACTTGGCGGCTGGTGGAGCCAAGTACTGCTATCTCAAATCGTTCAAATTATTACAGATAATGGCCCAGTTATTGGTGTCATAGGTTCGATCCCGCCACATTTATTAAGTGAGTCACAACGTAAAAAGCCAATGGAAATTAAGAATATGTTAATTGATATCGGTGCTGATAACAGAGACGATGCAAAAAAGATTGGGATTAAGCCAGGTCAACAAATCGTCCCGCTTTGTCCTTTTACACCAATGTCAAATCCGAAAAAAATTCTTGCTAAGGCATGGGATAACCGCTATGGTTGTGGGCTTGCAATTGAACTATTAAAAGAACTAAAAGGTGAAACACTTTCTAACACTTTATATTCTGGAGCAACTGTTCAAGAGGAAGTGGGCTTAAGAGGAGCACAAACGGCTGCGAATATGATAAAGCCAGACCTTTTCTTCGCCTTAGATGCAGGGCCTGCAAATGATATGAGTGGTGACAAAAAAGAATTCGGGCAGCTTGGAAAAGGAGCTGTATTACGTATTTATGACCGTTCTATGGTAACACATCGCGGCATGAGAGAATTTGTTCTAGATATGGCAGAAACAAATCAGATACCATACCAATATTTTGTATCCCAAGGAGGAACAGATGCAGGTCGTGTGCATGTATCGAATCATGGTGTCCCTTCAACCGTAATCGGTGTTTGTTCGCGCTATATTCACACCTCAGGCTCAATTATGCATGTTGATGATTATGCTGCTGCAAAAGAATTGCTTGTCTGTCTCGTAAAAGCTTGTGATGCAACAACTGTTGCAACAATAAAAAATAATTCATAA
- a CDS encoding PepSY domain-containing protein translates to MKGKYFLLGLGLGIAATYILKNQITHKSISSEKALDLVKQAFKEKGPIDGSWIYTIPETFENEHLSYEVYKAGVSRTVSDQLEQYEAFVDVKTGTIIHVEKIA, encoded by the coding sequence ATGAAAGGCAAATATTTTTTACTCGGCTTAGGACTTGGTATTGCAGCTACATACATCCTTAAAAACCAAATAACACATAAGTCAATCTCCTCAGAAAAAGCATTAGATCTTGTTAAACAAGCATTTAAAGAAAAAGGGCCTATTGATGGTTCCTGGATTTATACAATTCCTGAAACATTTGAAAATGAACATTTATCATATGAAGTTTATAAAGCTGGTGTTTCCCGTACTGTCAGTGATCAACTAGAACAATACGAAGCTTTTGTTGATGTCAAAACCGGAACCATTATACATGTTGAAAAAATTGCCTAA
- a CDS encoding YtnP family quorum-quenching lactonase, with protein sequence METLRFGQTQITWLDGGVTYLDGGAMFGVVPKPLWSKKYPVNELNQIELRTDPILIQKDGLNILVETGIGSGKLTEKQLRNYGVKEESRLEQSLLKLGLTTSDIHYILMTHMHFDHASGLTKWENEQLISVFPQAKIITSVIEWEEMKNPNIRSRNTYWKENWEAIDGQVVTFETSVEIVDGLWMHHTGGHSNGHSIVMIQDGGETVVHMADLMPTHAHKNPLWVLAYDDYPMTSIAGKQKWLKFAQDHHAWFIFYHDAFYRGIKWNNQGDIVEKVERIRQ encoded by the coding sequence ATGGAGACATTACGATTTGGTCAGACACAGATTACATGGTTAGATGGTGGAGTAACATATCTTGATGGTGGGGCGATGTTTGGGGTTGTGCCAAAACCACTTTGGTCTAAAAAATATCCTGTTAATGAATTAAATCAAATTGAATTACGGACTGATCCAATACTTATTCAAAAAGATGGCTTGAATATTCTCGTTGAAACGGGAATTGGGTCTGGTAAACTAACTGAAAAACAGCTGAGAAATTATGGAGTGAAAGAGGAATCACGTCTTGAACAATCATTACTTAAGCTTGGCCTCACAACGAGCGATATTCATTATATTCTCATGACACATATGCATTTTGACCATGCATCAGGACTAACTAAATGGGAGAATGAACAATTAATCTCTGTATTTCCTCAGGCGAAAATTATAACCTCAGTGATCGAATGGGAAGAAATGAAAAATCCAAACATTCGCTCACGAAATACATATTGGAAAGAAAATTGGGAAGCTATTGATGGGCAAGTTGTAACGTTTGAGACATCAGTAGAAATAGTAGATGGCCTTTGGATGCACCATACTGGGGGACATAGTAACGGACATAGTATCGTAATGATCCAAGACGGTGGTGAAACAGTCGTTCATATGGCGGATTTAATGCCTACACATGCACATAAAAATCCTTTATGGGTATTAGCTTATGACGATTACCCAATGACATCAATTGCAGGAAAACAGAAATGGCTTAAATTTGCACAAGATCATCATGCGTGGTTTATTTTCTATCATGATGCTTTTTATCGAGGAATAAAATGGAATAATCAAGGTGATATTGTAGAAAAGGTTGAACGTATAAGACAATAG
- the trmB gene encoding tRNA (guanosine(46)-N7)-methyltransferase TrmB yields the protein MRLRHKPWASEYIAEHSQYAIANPEQYKGKWHEIFGNNNPIHIEVGTGKGQFLTGMAQQNPDINYIGIELFDSVIVAALQKVVELQLPNMKLLNVNAKDLAEYFDNNEISRIYLNFSDPWPKPRHTKRRLTYKSFLSLYEKILVKGGEIHFKTDNQGLFEYSLISFSEYGLELKFLSLDLHNSHFEGNIMTEYEEKFSSKGQRIYRVEAKYKNEDNAISNDEKK from the coding sequence ATGCGTTTACGTCATAAACCTTGGGCAAGTGAGTATATTGCCGAGCATTCACAATATGCCATAGCGAATCCTGAACAATATAAAGGAAAATGGCACGAAATATTTGGAAATAACAACCCTATTCATATAGAAGTCGGTACTGGTAAAGGACAATTTTTAACAGGGATGGCACAGCAAAATCCTGATATTAATTATATTGGTATCGAATTATTTGATAGTGTTATTGTAGCCGCTCTTCAAAAAGTTGTAGAGCTGCAGTTGCCAAACATGAAATTGCTTAATGTTAATGCGAAAGATTTGGCTGAGTATTTTGATAACAATGAAATAAGCCGTATTTACTTGAATTTTTCCGATCCATGGCCAAAACCGCGTCATACTAAAAGAAGGTTAACATATAAAAGTTTTTTATCTTTGTATGAGAAAATCCTTGTAAAAGGCGGAGAAATTCATTTTAAAACAGATAATCAAGGATTATTTGAATATTCATTAATTAGCTTCTCCGAATACGGTTTAGAGCTTAAATTCCTAAGTCTTGACCTTCATAACAGTCATTTTGAAGGAAACATCATGACCGAATATGAAGAAAAGTTTTCAAGTAAAGGGCAACGAATTTATCGTGTAGAAGCAAAGTATAAGAATGAAGATAATGCCATAAGTAACGATGAAAAGAAATGA
- a CDS encoding YtzH-like family protein gives MPIQYHDQVSLLKDILSDHQSDCCGTVAECEQLERVIKSLIGNSNTDQHVKGILEDIYTYSQNGKNSTSLDQHIESHQDQLSQWIQDIDSYT, from the coding sequence ATTCCAATACAATATCATGATCAAGTTAGTTTATTAAAAGATATATTATCAGATCATCAAAGTGATTGTTGTGGTACAGTTGCAGAGTGCGAACAGCTTGAAAGAGTCATTAAATCACTAATTGGGAACTCAAACACTGATCAACATGTAAAAGGAATTCTTGAAGATATTTACACTTACAGTCAGAATGGAAAAAACTCAACTTCACTTGATCAGCATATTGAGTCGCATCAAGACCAATTGTCTCAATGGATCCAAGATATTGACTCATATACTTAA